Proteins found in one Silene latifolia isolate original U9 population unplaced genomic scaffold, ASM4854445v1 scaffold_20.1, whole genome shotgun sequence genomic segment:
- the LOC141638538 gene encoding enoyl-[acyl-carrier-protein] reductase, mitochondrial-like yields the protein MTAIKLGAMSALIGRSSRNCVRAFSTVMSPPSKAVVYDQHGAPDKVTRLVEIAPVQVKENDVCVKMLAAPINPSDINRMEGVYPVRPQPPAVGGYEGVGQVYAVGNAVNSLSPGDLVIPFPPSFGTWQSYIVKDQSVWHKINKDTPKEYAATVTVNPLTAFAMLQDFVRLHPGDAIVQNGATSIVGQCIIQLALIQGVHSINIIRDRPGADEAKENLKKLGADQVFTESQLDLKNVKDMLGGLPEPALGFNCVGGNAASLVLKFLRNGGTMVTYGGMAKKPVTVSTSSFIFKDLSLKGFWLQKLMSTDKASECKNMIDELLNLMRDGKIKYEMELVPFNDFHSALDKALGKQGSRPKQVLTF from the exons ATGACGGCAATAAAATTGGGTGCTATGTCCGCATTAATTGGCCGCAGCAGCCGAAACTGCGTGCGTGCGTTCTCTACAGTAATGTCACCGCCGTCTAAGGCGGTGGTGTACGACCAGCACGGTGCCCCTGACAAAGTCACTAG ACTGGTGGAGATAGCGCCTGTCCAAGTCAAAGAGAATGATGTGTGTGTCAAAATGCTGGCTGCTCCAATCAATCCTTCTGATATTAACCGTATGGAAGGGGTTTATCCGGTGAGACCGCAGCCGCCTGCAGTAGGAGGGTATGAAGGGGTTGGCCAAGTTTATGCCGTCGGAAATGCTGTCAACAGTCTTTCCCCTGGGGATTTAGTCATCCCTTTTCCTCCCTCTTTCG GAACATGGCAATCCTATATTGTGAAAGATCAGAGTGTTTGGCACAAGATAAACAAAGACACGCCTAAGGAGTATGCTGCCACTGTCACTGTTAATCCGCTCACTGCTTTTGCAATGCTTCAAGACTTTGTCCGCCTGCATCCAG GTGATGCCATTGTGCAAAATGGGGCAACGAGTATCGTGGGGCAGTGCATCATTCAGCTTGCATTAATTCAAGGTGTCCATAGCATCAATATAATTAGAGACAG ACCTGGAGCAGATGAAGCAAAAGAAAATCTTAAGAAGCTTGGAGCTGATCAAGTTTTTACTGAAAGCCAACTAGATTTGAAGAACGTGAAAGATATGCTG GGGGGCTTGCCAGAACCAGCATTGGGATTCAACTGTGTCGGTGGCAATGCTGCTTCTCTGGTTCTTAAATTTTTAAG AAACGGAGGGACTATGGTCACATATGGTGGAATGGCTAAGAAGCCTGTTACTGTGTCTACTTCGTCATTTATCTTCAAG GACCTCTCGTTGAAGGGTTTCTGGCTTCAGAAATTGATGAGTACAGATAAAGCAAGTGAATGCAAAAATATGATTGATGAGCTTCTAAATCTAATGCGTGATGGGAAGATAAAATATGA GATGGAACTTGTTCCTTTCAATGACTTTCATTCTGCTTTGGATAAGGCTCTTGGAAAACAAGGAAGCCGACCGAAACAAGTCCTCACTTTCTGA
- the LOC141638540 gene encoding transcription factor MAMYB-like, with product MEFLDEYDESRPRIVFQSRSKPSSTSIDSASKPYLNNKPLLIISLTISLLFLGCSFIFLHSQILNPLFLWLFLSFLIGPFAPLSLTAGDIRVGQGTTMEFPTQIESIDEDESKKKPINKRNRGKRSDLSEVNSNGSFDFVKNSENSGLIVENKRNGDGNGGAVMEEKEWSEEDLGLLKKQLVKNPIGKSRRWEVISEVFKGRHSVESVINKAKSLGKEKPDDSDSYSKFLKDRKPVDKRLEEGNEEVVVWSSGEDIALLNALKTFPKEVAMRWEKIAAAIPGKSKAACMKRVTELKKEFRSSKGNES from the coding sequence ATGGAGTTCTTAGACGAGTACGATGAATCGAGACCAAGAATCGTGTTCCAATCACGCTCAAAACCTTCATCAACCTCCATTGATTCAGCTTCAAAACCCTATCTAAACAACAAGCCATTACTCATAATCTCCCTCACAATATCTCTCCTTTTTCTGGGTTGTTCCTTCATCTTCCTCCATTCTCAGATCCTCAATCCTCTCTTCCTATGGCTGTTTCTCTCCTTCCTTATTGGCCCCTTTGCTCCTCTTTCTCTCACTGCTGGAGATATAAGAGTTGGGCAAGGTACAACAATGGAGTTCCCCACTCAAATTGAATCAATTGATGAAGATGAATCCAAGAAAAAGCCGATTAATAAGAGAAATAGAGGTAAACGATCTGATCTTTCTGAGGTTAATTCAAATGGGTCGTTTGATTTTGTCAAGAACAGTGAGAATTCAGGTTTAATTGTTGAAAATAAGAGAAATGGTGATGGAAATGGCGGTGCTGTAATGGAGGAGAAAGAATGGAGTGAAGAGGATTTAGGGTTGTTGAAGAAGCAATTAGTGAAAAACCCAATTGGAAAAAGTAGGAGATGGGAGGTAATTAGTGAGGTTTTTAAGGGTAGGCATAGTGTGGAGAGTGTGATTAACAAGGCAAAGTCATTAGGGAAGGAAAAACCCGATGATTCCGACTCGTATTCAAAGTTCTTGAAGGATCGAAAGCCGGTGGATAAGAGGTTGGAGGAAGGGAATGAAGAGGTGGTTGTTTGGAGTTCTGGTGAGGATATTGCTTTGCTTAATGCACTGAAGACGTTTCCTAAGGAGGTGGCAATGCGGTGGGAGAAGATTGCGGCCGCTATACCCGGGAAATCGAAGGCCGCTTGTATGAAGAGGGTTACTGAGCTTAAGAAGGAGTTTAGGAGCTCTAAGGGTAATGAGAGTTAG